TGGCAATAATATCTACTGACAACATTTGCTAATTAACTGTAGTTTTGCAAAATTCAGCATAAAAATGAAGATAATGCCCTCTTGttatgacagattttttttttaataggtctTTGTCTTCTTACAAAAAAGAAGAGCTATGCTCATGTGGTCCTTTGCTAATGAATAATTGACTGAAGTATAGAAGTGTACTGCACAGAGATTTCATACCTTTAAAAATGTAGGAAAAAGTTCTTTTCTGGTTCATGACAAAGCCTTTTCAGCCTAGTTCCTAaaaccatggaatcacagaatgtgtAAGATTGGAAGGGACCgctggagatcatctagtccaactttCCTGCTTGAGCAGGGTCCTTAGAGCACATTACTCAGGGTTGTGTCCAAAtggcttttgaatatctccagagaAGGAGACACCATGAACTCTCTGGGTGTCCTCTTCCAGTGTTTTGTcagcctcacagtaaagaaattttttcccgtgttcaggtggaactttctATGCAGCAGTTTctgccattgcctcttgtcctatcaccagGTACCACCAGGAGGAGCCTGGCTGCATCCTTTTGGtgccctcccttcagatactgataGACATTGATAAGGTCCCTTCTCCAGGCTATACAGGCCCAGCCTTTCCTCTTAACTCAGGTGTTCCAGTCCCCTAATAATCTCTGTAGCTCTACTGGACTCTCTCCAGTATTTGTTTGCCTTTCTTGAACTGGAAAGTTCTGAACTGGacgcagcactccaggtgaggcctcaaaAAGGCTGAGCAGAGGGTCAGGATCACATCCCTTAACCAGCTGGCAATGCTTTTCCTCATGTACCACAGGGTACCCTTGGCTTTCTTGGTCaccctgctggctcatggacattttgttgtccaccaggaccttccctgcagagctgcttcccagcagatCAGCCCCCATCCTGGACTGGTGGTCCCTGAGGTTCCTCACCAGGTGCAGGATCTGCATTCACCTCTGTTGAGTTTCAGATGgttctctgcccatctctccagcctgcccaggtccttctgaagggctgcacagccctctggggtattggctgctcctcccagctttgtgccATCAGTGAACTTGCTGAGGGAGGTGTCTGCCCCTTTCATCCAAGTCACAGATGATGAGTTCAACTATAGTGAGCCCAGGATCAACCATTGGGGGACACCAGTACTTACAGATCTTCTAAAACATGGAGAAGTGATGCAGATGAAACATTAAATGCTGTTTGGAGTTGGTCTGCAGCAGCAAAGAAGTAATCTCTAGCTCACTAAACACTAAGAGCTTTGCCCTTGTGTTTCCTATTTGTGCTGTCACTTTTCATCGTGTAAAACAAGGAACAAGGTAAAAGCAGAGACAGAAAACAAATGGGAAAGAAAGGTGTTTATAGAAGTGAATGGGAGAAGGGAACGAAGCATGTCagatttcagtttgttttttgtCTTGGAATTATTTTCAAATACCTGTCTTTGATAGAAGAGTTTTTCTCAGTTCTGTATGTGGATTTTGTTTAAATCTGTTTGATTTCATACTGATATTAGCAAGATTGTGTATGTCTTAACATCAAGGTTTTATTCTGCTGTTTAACATCCTTTTCCTTTTGAGCTTCTCTTGTTGCTGTCTTCTTACagtagaaaacaaaacaaagcattttttaaaaatattacaaTCATCCTAAAAAGTGCTTTCCATGTGGGTCAAAAAATGCTGATGAATGACCCAAGATCATCAAAGAATAGTTCTGCCTCCCTTCTCTCGAGCAGTTTGAGTTCCCATTGCCAGCATTTAGTGGCTTAGGGCTAGACTAAGAAAGGACTGTTGGGATATTAGCAATGGCTTAGTAGTTGGGCTTGAAGCCGCCTTTAAAGATGGCTACTTCTGTTTTGAAAGTTCAGTTGCTAATTCTAGGCTTTATGTTCCAGAATATCAGCTCTAGAGGCAACATACTACAGTAAAAGGTGCTGATTCAAACTCTTGAGTCTTGCAACCCTGATGTGAATGACTTTGGTGTCTGTGGGAACAGCCCTCTTGTTGCATTAGTCATAACAGTTACTGTGCATAGAAAGCAGTGACCCAGTGCCACTACAGTTAGGGTGGAGAAACTCTGCAGTGTATGAGAGGCAAAAGTTAGCCTGTTTCCACACATCTTTTATTTAAGTGTGTGCACTAGCCACTTCTAACCTTTCTAGGAAAATATATAGCAGCTCTTAAATTCTATGTACCTGGTGAGTGTGTCTCTAGTCAgtcattttctttaaaatgtaaGCCTTCAGAACACTCAGTTTACCTGTAGTGATGACCAAAAGCAGAGAGCTTCTTTACAAAATAACACTTAAATGTTAAGGCAGATAAAAAACCACTTTTCACTTTGTAACTAGAGGTCGAATTCATTCCTCTGGGGACTCTAGGGAGATAAATAATAGGGAAACTTCTAGACTTGTAACTTCATGATTCCTCTTACTTAAGGAGAAAATATCTTTTATCTAAACTCACCTATTACCAGAGCTTCTGCTCATTCTTGAGTACTGAACTATTAGTTGCTGGATGAACCAGTAACAGTGCTAATAAAAATCTTGGCTCTACTGGAATGCTGGGGAGTTTTGTTGCCAATTTCAGCAGCAATGAGCCTCTAATTGCTGTGTAGCTTACTTGAAGTGCATTTCCATAGATGAGAAATGCCAGGTCAGTTAGCTAACTGGAGATATGTTTTATTTGCCTCACAGTACAATGTGCGTTTTAATCACTCATTGTAACCATCTATTTTTTTGTTTATGTATAAGCACTGTTTCTACTGAGACTAACGACAACACTTTTGTTATGACTGTTATCTTGATAGACTTGCACGATGCTTTCTCTCTAATCTGAGGGGGTTTTGGTGACTGCTTTTATTGTTTGTTTCAGAAACAACAGTGGTATCTTTATTTACAAAGTCAAAGTGTCAAGCAGAAGATGTCAGACAGTCCTCTAGTGAGGTTCAACATTCTTAAAAGAAATAGATTAACACCTCCCAGGAGCAGCTTTAAATACTCCAATTTTAAAGACATGTGTCGCACTTCAGCATTTCTGGACAGCAGATGCAATGAGTCAGGAAAAGATCCTGAGGCAGACCGTGAAGAAGCACCCAGTGTAACAAGTGTATCGTTGCTACAGGGGCATTCTGAACACCTCCATCCAAGTGCCTTCTTTCCCAGGTCACCACCGATTGAAAAAGAATTAAATTCTATCTCATTATCAGAAGAAAGAGAAACAAAGAGAAGTGCAGATTTTTTTGAAACTCCTAAATCAGGTAGAAAAGGTTCCTCACTACGCAGAAGGCTGCTTTTACCCAATACTGTCGAAGCTGGCACAACTGTAGGATGCTGTGAAAGACAACTTAGTTCTTCAGGAAgcatcaggaaaaaaatattctcttGTGTTTTGAGCTCTGAAGAAAAGCTTTCACAAACAGATGCATATTCTCCAAAAGATAAAGGTTACAAAACTCTGACAACTAGCACTTCAGAACCTGAGAATTCTAATCCTAATTCTCCAAAAAGGAGGCTTTCCTTTTCCCAACAAAGGACTTCTACACTAGAGGATTCCCAGTGTAAGGACCCCTTATTGTTAGAATCAGAAGGTTTGTCTCCAATTCAGTGGAAGGATGTTGCTGCTAGTAACACTAAGGAATTCAATGAAAATATTCTTATGAGTGTTAAAGATGGGGTGCTTAGGACTCCTGCTTACAGTAGGAGTAGCCTACCTGAGGCCAGTGAGGGCAAATACCTGACTTCCATCCCCAGCCCAGTAGAGAACTTGAACTTTGGACTATGTGATATAAACTCTTCCCCTGTTAAGGTAGCAAATTACGCAGATCTTTCAACACCAGAAGACAGTGGGTATAATTCACTTCCTTTGGACAAATCAGGAGATTCATTGTCTGATTGTGATGGATCTTTCCAAGAGCTCTTCCAAAAGCACAAAGAAGATTCTAGAACTTTAGACAGTAAAAGAAAGACAAGAAAACTTGAGCGAGTCAGAAGGTTATCCACTCTTCGGGAACTAGGCTCCCAGTCAGACACAGAAGATAATCATGGCAGTCCTACTTCAGTGCATATGTTAACAAAAGAAAGAGACTTTGTCAGTGAAGATCATGAGTTAGTTCTAAAAGAACAGCCTAGTGGAGACCTGGTTGTAAGTCATGGGGATTTCTCAAGAACTCCAGCTCTGAAATTAATTCATGAAATTTGCTTGCAAAGACAAAGATTGCACCAAAAGCAAATCTCAGAGAATATTGATGGAACAGAAATATTTGCATTTGATCATGTTCTTCCTGGACTTATTGGCAAGAAAATGGGCCTTGAAAAATTAGATATTTTAACAGAATTGAAAGATAGAAATTTAAGACATGTTCTTGCTATAGTTTTAGATGCTTTGACAGTAGAAAGTCTATGCAGGTAAGTAATATTGCTTCACAGacacaaaaaaagggaaaaagggatgcTTCTGCAAATGAATGAGAATAACTTGTGGAATACTGGGTGTTGTTGTCAACAatatttgtttttttctgaaaaaagtgACATTTTCTCACTGTTAATTAAGTAGGTCTTTCTGTGTAGATGTAAAAAATAGGGGCATTAAAAAGCtgaaaaaacatgaaaaattaataaactcaaaactaaatcacaatacttgtaaattttaaaatatataaaaattactTTAAGCCTAGAAAGTAATTAATCCTCATTACAAGTTCCCAATAGTGCATAGCATTCAAAACACACTTTCTTGAATTTTTCTTGTGTATTTTATTTCCTCAGTTATTTCTAAGCACAAAGATGCTCAAAGAATTTTGATTCATGAGAAATCTTCTTGATTAATTTCTAATCAATAGCAACTGTTACATTTCACACAATGCTCTTGATCCCTTTGTTGTAACAAAGGGAATTGGTGAATAGATGAAAGTCTAAGGGCACAGATGTTTTCAGAACTCTAAACACAAGTGTGACTAGGAACAATTTTGGTAAGTGGCTTATATGGaggaagaaattaatttattttctaagtCATGGATGCTGTACTATTAGTGTTGCTGTTGTTCTTTAGACTCTTCTGTTATGCAGTGATATTTAGTGTATGAGACCTGTGTTGCATAACAAAATAAAGAACTAGTCCATAGCAGCAGTCTGTAAAATGACCAAGAGTTTATGAAACCATGCAAAAATCTTTACTAGGTAGTCTTGCTATTATGACTTCTGCACTACTTGAAAAAAATTGAatagatttttttatttgttccAGCATTTGGAAAGTAAGCAAAAGCTGGCGTGAAATCATTGTACAAGACAGAAATGCAGATAAGAGGAGAAAACTGTACACAAAACAGCCGAAACAAGCAGCTCGGGTAAGATAGTTCTCAAaggtgattttttattttttaagtatgAAAGAAGATAGAAAGATGAAACATCTTGTATAGCTACAGAAAAGTAACTGACAGAGACATTTCCAAAAT
The sequence above is drawn from the Melospiza melodia melodia isolate bMelMel2 chromosome 1, bMelMel2.pri, whole genome shotgun sequence genome and encodes:
- the FBXO43 gene encoding F-box only protein 43; this translates as MSDSPLVRFNILKRNRLTPPRSSFKYSNFKDMCRTSAFLDSRCNESGKDPEADREEAPSVTSVSLLQGHSEHLHPSAFFPRSPPIEKELNSISLSEERETKRSADFFETPKSGRKGSSLRRRLLLPNTVEAGTTVGCCERQLSSSGSIRKKIFSCVLSSEEKLSQTDAYSPKDKGYKTLTTSTSEPENSNPNSPKRRLSFSQQRTSTLEDSQCKDPLLLESEGLSPIQWKDVAASNTKEFNENILMSVKDGVLRTPAYSRSSLPEASEGKYLTSIPSPVENLNFGLCDINSSPVKVANYADLSTPEDSGYNSLPLDKSGDSLSDCDGSFQELFQKHKEDSRTLDSKRKTRKLERVRRLSTLRELGSQSDTEDNHGSPTSVHMLTKERDFVSEDHELVLKEQPSGDLVVSHGDFSRTPALKLIHEICLQRQRLHQKQISENIDGTEIFAFDHVLPGLIGKKMGLEKLDILTELKDRNLRHVLAIVLDALTVESLCSIWKVSKSWREIIVQDRNADKRRKLYTKQPKQAAREHLLKAEDAATRLNILNRSALRLVQGQARTPVLQTPPSHTEITPRRCSSVPHSASRQEQYMKVAKTLFTDEALKPCPRCQYPAKYQLVMKLGLCSREACAFEFCILCLQAFHGSKECNSLSAKRKNKKDAPPGSAQSKRNLKRL